ATCTCCAACAGTTGAGTTTTCGCGAATGAATTATTTTTTATTAACACAATTTGGAGATAGAGATTATAAAAATAAAATATTGTCAGGACTTAAAGATGAAAATTTAATGGGTACTGAATTTGAAAATTACATTTTGTATTCCCCTGCAATTTCAGATGTTTTTGGATTTAAAGATTATTCAATATCTTTTTTACTTAAAAGTGTTTACCAACAAAGCCTGTTTGTAACCGATGATTTTGTAAATATATTTTTTCATGGAAATAGTTCTTTCGCAGGAAAAACTGCAGAGCTTAGTCCATTAAATTATAAAAATTATCTATATCACGAAATGCAAATAAATTTAAATAAAAAATCTGAAAATAATTTGTGTTACGGTTTTGGTTTATCCCTGATATCTGCATCAATACTTAATGAATTTATTGTGTCTGATGCTAGTCTTTTTACTTCTGAAGAAGGTGATTCCCTTTATGCAAATTTGAATGTATCCATTAGAAGAAACAATCCATCTAAGAATGATTTATTTGCTGTAAATGGTTTGGGTACAGCTCTTAACCTTTACGCTTCTTATGAGTTTGAAAATAAAAATTCATTCTTTGTGGCAATTGATAATTTAGGTTTTATTAACTATAACAAAAACACTAATTATTTTGAAATAGATACGGGAATTTCCTTTACGGGTTTTGATGTTTTTGATGAAGAATTATTTGAAGAAAATTCTGAGAATAATAGTTTTTTAGATACTTTTAATAATTTAGATAATTTTGGATTAAATGAAAGTTATTTATCCTTTTTACAACCAAGATTAAAGTTAATTTATTCAATAAAAAATGTTTACAAAGAATTTGATGTGAACACAGGATTAATTTATGTTTTGTCAAAGCACAGAACACCATTTGTTTTTGCTAATCTGAATTATTCTATAAATGAAAAAATACTTATTTCCTCAGGATTATCATTTGACCAATACCGAAAAACAGCTTTTAATTTAGGAATGAAAATGAAATTGTTGAAAAATGCGGAATTGACTTTCGGGAGCTATCACTTAGAAGGTTTTGGAATATCAAGAACAAACGGATTTAATTTTTACTTAGGATTTAATAGCTGCTTCTAAGAAGAAGGATACAAGATGCAAGATACAAGATACAAGATACAAGATACAAGATACAAGATACAAGATACAGGATACAAGATACAAGATA
The window above is part of the Bacteroidota bacterium genome. Proteins encoded here:
- a CDS encoding DUF5723 family protein — its product is MKLFYIFTLLLFSTSLFAQLEVDPYFQKIESETGNENYISFGSSMFSSPTVEFSRMNYFLLTQFGDRDYKNKILSGLKDENLMGTEFENYILYSPAISDVFGFKDYSISFLLKSVYQQSLFVTDDFVNIFFHGNSSFAGKTAELSPLNYKNYLYHEMQINLNKKSENNLCYGFGLSLISASILNEFIVSDASLFTSEEGDSLYANLNVSIRRNNPSKNDLFAVNGLGTALNLYASYEFENKNSFFVAIDNLGFINYNKNTNYFEIDTGISFTGFDVFDEELFEENSENNSFLDTFNNLDNFGLNESYLSFLQPRLKLIYSIKNVYKEFDVNTGLIYVLSKHRTPFVFANLNYSINEKILISSGLSFDQYRKTAFNLGMKMKLLKNAELTFGSYHLEGFGISRTNGFNFYLGFNSCF